The following nucleotide sequence is from Fructobacillus americanaquae.
AAGCCATGACTGCATAGGCACCGTAAGCAATAATGGCTAACCCACCCAAAAGGCCGTCAAGACCGTCGGTTAGGTTTGTTGCATTCGACCAACCTACTAACCAGAACCAGATAAAGATGACATAGAAATAGCCCAAATAAACAACACCAACAACTGGTAAGTTAATAACGGCTGGCACCTTTAAGGCCCAAAGCAAGAACATCACCACCACGGCCGATAGCGTTTGTGACGCTAATTTTGGCTTAAAAGCAAAGCCATCATCGGCATGCTTCAGCAGTTTCAAAACATCATCGACAGCACCAATTAAGGCAAATGAACCAATCGCTACTGAAAGAGTCAAAACTGTCGTAAAAGCAGTTGAATTTTCATAGGTCCTTGGCAAACAAAAAGAAACGATGATTGCCACCGAGACGAAGACGGCTCCTCCCAATGATGGTGTACCGGCCTTTTGCTGGTGGTCTGGGCCCAAGACCCGAATGACGGCCTGTTCCTTACTTTGCTTTAATTTTTTGATCACCATTGGCATCAAAAGTGCTGTGATAGCCATTCCCAAGAGGAATTCTAGTACAACTGACATTACGTTCTCTCCTTAAAGTTGACGCTAATTTTACTTTGACCAGTCACCGCTGTACCGGCCGTCACGCTTTGCTTCTCGCCATAACCAGACCCTGTTAAGGACATTTTGACTTTTGCTAGATAGCCCCAAGACAAAACATCATTTTTCGTCCAAGAGCTAAAATCAGGAACAGTGACTGCACCGCTTGCCGTCAAGAAGACGCGCTGACCCTTAATGGCATCCTGATTTCCTTTAATTGATTGCGCCGAGATGGTACCACTTGAACCCAAAGTTGTTACAGACAGGCCCGCATTTTGTAGTGTCTGCTCAGCTTGGCTAATCGACAAGCCCTTCACGTCAGGAACTGTGACCTGGTTGGTCTTTGACTTAACACTATCATCCCCATCGTTTAGTGCCTGAAGTATCACTGGTCGAAAGACATTGTTCAATGTAATTTGAATGTTGGCATCTGGGAAAACCTGTGGCTGGCGAACCGCTATATACATAATATACTTTGGATTTTGTTCAGGCACAATTGCCATCACCGAATGAATATCATTTGTTAACCCATCCAGGTACTTTCCATTCTCGGAAATCTGTGCGGTTCCGGTTTTAGCAGA
It contains:
- the mraY gene encoding phospho-N-acetylmuramoyl-pentapeptide-transferase encodes the protein MSVVLEFLLGMAITALLMPMVIKKLKQSKEQAVIRVLGPDHQQKAGTPSLGGAVFVSVAIIVSFCLPRTYENSTAFTTVLTLSVAIGSFALIGAVDDVLKLLKHADDGFAFKPKLASQTLSAVVVMFLLWALKVPAVINLPVVGVVYLGYFYVIFIWFWLVGWSNATNLTDGLDGLLGGLAIIAYGAYAVMAYWAADWAMVSFNLILIGTLVGFLIFNLPKAKIFMGDTGSLALGAGLAVESILLHAVISLLIIGLVFVIETLSVIIQTFSYHFFHKRVFPMAPIHHSFEKFGWSEWQIDIAFWSVGLVLAILAVFIFY